One Cardiocondyla obscurior isolate alpha-2009 linkage group LG16, Cobs3.1, whole genome shotgun sequence genomic region harbors:
- the Rudimentary gene encoding multifunctional protein r isoform X2: MIGYPESLTDPSYHAQILVLTYPLVGNYGIFGDEKDEHGIPCWFESSRIWAAGLVVGEVCEKPSHWRQTKTLSEWMKEQNVPGICEIDTRALTKVINGKGTMLGRIILSRPSNILPVMPPIEDPNKRNLVAEVSQPSPKTYNPKGHPRICVVDCGLKYNQLRCLLKRGARVDVVPWNYDFKSAKYDGLFLSNGPGDPSMCQVTIENIQEALKQEKPIFGICLGHQLLAIASGCATYKMKYGNRGHNQPATHEVTSRCYMTSQNHGFCVDAAPDRLPDNWTSLFTNANDKTNEGLVHTVLPYFSVQFHPEHTAGPEDLECLFDVFLDSVKDQIDNRANVSIRDRLTEKLKYSNAPDPSMLTKPKKVLILGSGGLSIGQAGEFDYSGSQAIKALKEESIQTLLINPNIATVQTSKGMADKVYFLPIIPEYVEQVIRSERPDGVLLTFGGQTALNCGVELEKNGVFAKYNVKILGTPIESIIQTEDRKIFADRVSEINEKVAPSAAVYSVQEALEAAEKLGYPVMARAAFSLGGLGSGFANTKDELKTLAQQALAHSNQLIIDKSLKGWKEVEYEVVRDAYDNCITVCNMENVDPLGIHTGESIVVAPSQTLSNREYHKLRTTAIKVIKHFGIVGECNIQYALNPFSEEYYIIEVNARLSRSSALASKATGYPLAYVAAKLALGESLLNIYNSVTKHTTACFEPSLDYCVVKIPRWDLSKFHRVSTKIGSSMKSVGEVMAIGRKFEEAFQKALRMVSENVNGFDPYEKMINDEELEKPTDKRMFVLAASIKAGYSIDRLYKLTKIDRWFLEKMKNIIDYYVLLENTDHTKLTRDLLLGAKQNGFSDKQIAAIVKSSELAVRIQRQENNIRPMIKQIDTVAAEYPATTNYLYLTYNGTTHDVEFPGGYTMVIGSGVYRIGSSVEFDWCAVSCLRELRNLDRKTIMVNYNPETVSTDYDMSDRLYFEEISFEVVMDIYDCECPEGIILSMGGQLPNNIAMDLHRQQARILGTSPESVDGAENRFKFSRMLDSIGISQPRWKELTNLKSAIEFCEEVGYPCLVRPSYVLSGAAMNVAHSNEDLESYLKSASEVSKEHPVVISKFILEAKEIDVDAVAYEGIILCMAVSEHVENAGVHSGDATLVTPPQDINTQTLAKIKSISKAVAASLGVTGPFNMQLIAKDNELKVIECNVRVSRSFPFVSKTLDHDFVAMATRLIVGETVEPVDVLAGCGKVGVKVPQFSFSRLKGAEVTLGVEMVSTGEVACFGENRYEAYLKGMTSTGFHIPQRGILLSVGSFKHKMELLESIRNLKSMGYKLYASMGTADFYTEHGVEVEPVQWTFENIAVNEDSSPSQLRHLADFLSKKQFDLVINLPMRNGGARRVSNFMTHGYRTRRLAIDYSVPLITDVKCAKLLVEALRIVGGKAPRMKTHTDCISSRKMIRLPGLIDVHVHTRDPGAVHKEDFASCTAAALAGGITIIFAMPNTNPAVVDHKTFAIAKTQAAAGSRCDYALFMGASSDNYNDIREIAPHVAALKMYLNETFTTLRLTDLTVWTKHLESWPKKYPLCVHAEGQTTAAVLLLASLHSRPIHVCHVARKEEIQIIRAAKEHGLAVTCEVCPHHLFLCQDDLERIGTGRGQVRPILGTKEDQQALWDNMDIIDCFATDHAPHTVEEKLSEKPPPGFPGLETMLPLLLNAVHEGRLTMEDIVDKLYRNPKRIFNIPDQRNTYIEVDLDDEWVIPQAMPYSKSKWTPFTGMRIRGSVHRVVLRGEIAYVEGQVLVNPGFGQDIRDVQYKVPTLHTPTIASQLADAVHKPLSLDSLLSPNYEKFNTYGDRASDLHEDEQTGELFVHLLQPPSHKSSVHFAPHADVDKEYSKGLSLQRNISPLPITSVTRYKSDSNPNLLMTATPPIPIVHSSGNSLIGHHVLTVDIFNKEVLKDVFHLAETFRNAIRKERSLDHILKGKIMASIFYEVSTRTSCSFAAAMERLGGRVIYMDGSTSSVKKGETLEDSVTVMAGYSDVIVLRHSAPGAATRVAQYCRKPILNAGDGTGEHPTQALLDIFTIRDEFGTVNGLTITMVGDLKHGRTVHSLARLLTLYNVELRYVNPPGLEMPNHVINYVAERGIPQEKFTTLEEALPDTDVLYMTRIQSERFTTQEQYDQVCGHFIITPQLMSRAKRKMAVMHPLPRVFEISKEFDTDPRAAYFRQAENGVYVRMALLAMVLGRI; this comes from the exons ATGATCGGCTATCCGGAGTCGCTTACGGATCCTTCGTATCACGCTCAGATCCTGGTGCTCACGTATCCACTCGTGGGAAATTATGGCATCTTCGGCGATGAAAAAGACGAACATGGTATACCGTG cTGGTTTGAGTCTTCTCGTATTTGGGCCGCCGGACTCGTAGTCGGAGAAGTTTGTGAAAAGCCTAGCCACTGGCGGCAAACAAAAACATTGTCCGAGTGGATGAAAGAACAAAATGTACCTGGCATATGTGAAATAGACACAAGAGCATTAACAAAAGTTATTAACGGAAAAGGTACAATGCTAGGTAGAATAATTCTTAGCCGACCGTCCAATATTTTGCCAGTAATGCCTCCAATTGAAGATCCTAACAAAAGAAATCTCGTCGCAGAAGTTTctcag ccgaGCCCAAAAACGTATAATCCAAAAGGACACCCTCGTATATGCGTAGTCGACTGTGGATTAAAGTACAATCAACTGAGATGCTTATTAAAACGCGGCGCCCGCGTGGATGTCGTGCCATGGAACTACGACTTTAAATCCGCCAAATATGATGGTTTATTCCTGAGCAATGGTCCAGGCGATCCCAGTATGTGCCAAGTGACCATAGAAAATATCCAAGAAGCACTCAAACAAGAAAAGCCGATCTTCGGCATTTGTCTCGGGCATCAGCTGCTAGCCATAGCCTCCGGCTGTGCAACTTACAAAATGAA ATACGGCAATCGCGGCCACAATCAACCGGCGACGCACGAAGTTACCTCGCGTTGTTACATGACCTCGCAGAATCATGGATTCTGCGTCGATGCTGCACCCGACCGATTGCCGGATAATTGGACGAGCTTGTTCACCAACGCAAATGACAAAACCAACGAGGGTCTGGTCCACACAGTCCTGCCGTACTTTTCCGTTCAATTTCATCCGGAGCACACGGCAGGCCCTGAAGATCTCGAATGTCTTTTCGACGTGTTTCTGGATAGCGTGAAGGACCAAATCGACAATCGTGCTAACGTTTCTATAAGAGATAGGCTTACTGAAAAGTTGAAATACTCCAATGCACCGGACCCAAGCATGTTAACAAAACCGAAGAAGGTGCTAATTCTGGGTTCGGGAGGGCTCAGCATTGGTCAGGCTGGAGAATTTGATTACTCGGGCTCGCAAGCGATCAAAGCGCTAAAAGAAGAGTCCATCCAAACTCTCTTGATAAATCCTAACATCGCCACGGTACAAACGTCGAAAGGAATGGCCGATAAAGTATATTTCTTGCCGATTATACCGGAATATGTAGAACAG gtAATACGATCTGAAAGGCCGGATGGAGTATTATTGACATTTGGCGGGCAAACCGCTCTGAATTGTGGCGTAGAACTCGAAAAGAACGGCGTGTTCGCCAAGTACAACGTCAAGATTTTAGGGACGCCGATAGAATCTATTATACAAACCGAGGATAGAAAGATTTTCGCTGATCGCGTCagcgaaataaatgaaaaagtagCACCGAGCGCCGCCGTTTACTCAGTTCAAgag GCATTAGAAGCTGCTGAAAAATTAGGCTACCCCGTAATGGCACGCGCGGCCTTTTCGCTTGGCGGTCTCGGTTCGGGTTTCGCTAACACGAAGGACGAGCTGAAAACGTTAGCGCAACAGGCTCTGGCGCATTCCAATCAATTAATCATTGATAAATCTTTGAAAGGCTGGAAGGAAGTGGAATACGAAGTTGTCCGTGACGCGTACGACAACTGCATCACGGTGTGCAATATGGAGAACGTTGATCCACTCGGTATACACACCGGCGAGTCGATTGTCGTCGCGCCAAGTCAGACTTTGTCGAACAGAGAGTACCACAAATTGCGAACCACCGCCATTAAGGTCATTAAGCATTTTGGTATTGTCGGAGAGTGTAATATTCAGTACGCACTGAATCCATTCTCCGAagaatattacattattgaaGTGAACGCGAGGTTATCTAGAAGCTCGGCCTTGGCCAGTAAGGCTACAGGCTACCCTCTGGCCTACGTCGCCGCCAAACTGGCTCTTGGAGAAAGcctattaaacatttataattcCGTGACCAAACACACGACTGCTTGTTTCGAGCCGAGTCTTGATTACTGCGTGGTCAAAATCCCCAGATGGGACCTCAGCAAGTTTCATCGTGTCAGCACGAAG ATCGGCAGTTCTATGAAGAGCGTGGGTGAAGTAATGGCAATTGGTCGTAAATTTGAGGAGGCCTTCCAGAAGGCGCTCAGGATGGTCAGTGAGAACGTTAATGGCTTTGATCCTTACGAAAAAATGATAAACGATGAGGAGCTGGAGAAACCGACTGATAAGAGAATGTTTGTTCTGGCGGCCTCGATCAAAGCCGGCTACTCGATCGACCGATTGTACAAACTCACCAAGATTGATCGCTGGTTTCTCGAAAAGATGAAGAACATCATCGATTATTACGTTCTTCTGGAAAACACCGATCACACGAAGCTCACGCGCGACTTGCTGTTGGGCGCGAAGCAGAACGGCTTCTCGGACAAACAGATTGCCGCCATTGTAAAGAGCTCCGAATTAGCTGTTAGAATTCAGAGACAAGAAAACAATATTCGACCGATGATCAAGCAAATCGACACGGTGGCCGCTGAATATCCGGCTACTACAAATTATCTTTATCTCACGTACAACGGCACTACTCACGACGTCGAGTTCCCTGGCGGATACACAATGGTGATCG GTTCTGGAGTCTACAGAATTGGCAGTTCGGTGGAGTTCGACTGGTGCGCTGTTAGCTGCCTACGAGAATTGCGAAATCTTGATCGCAAAACCATCATGGTGAATTACAATCCGGAGACAGTTAGTACTGACTACGATATGAGCGACAGACTGTACTTCGAAGAGATTTCGTTTGAGGTAGTAATGGACATATACGACTGCGAGTGTCCTGAGGGCATAATTCTGTCCATGGGTGGACAGCTGCCGAACAATATCGCCATGGATCTGCATAGACAGCAGGCTCGAATCCTCGGGACTTCTCCGGAATCCGTCGATGGTGCCGAAAATCGCTTCAAGTTCTCTCGTATGCTCGACAGTATCGGTATATCGCAACCGAG atggAAAGAACTGACGAACTTAAAGTCCGCAATTGAATTTTGCGAAGAAGTCGGTTATCCATGCTTAGTGAGACCGTCGTATGTGTTGAGCGGAGCGGCAATGAATGTCGCTCATTCGAACGAAGATCTCGAATCTTACTTGAAAAGTGCGAGCGAGGTAAGCAAGGAACATCCGGTAGTAATATCGAAGTTCATTCTCGAGGCGAAGGAGATCGACGTGGATGCCGTGGCTTACGAaggtattattttatgcatgGCGGTGTCCGAACACGTGGAAAACGCCGGCGTTCATTCGGGTGATGCCACTCTAGTGACACCGCCGCAGGACATTAACACGCAAACTttggcgaaaataaaaagtatctCGAAAGCAGTAGCAGCGTCTCTGGGCGTCACTGGTCCTTTTAACATGCAGCTGATTGCAAAG GATAACGAGTTGAAGGtaatcgaatgtaacgtaagaGTGTCCAGGTCTTTTCCTTTCGTCTCGAAGACTTTAGATCATGATTTTGTTGCAATGGCCACTCGTTTAATTGTCGGCGAAACAGTTGAACCTGTAGACGTCTTGGCTGGCTGTGGAAAAGTTGGAGTGAAAGTGCCacagttttctttctctcgtcttaAAG GCGCGGAAGTAACACTGGGCGTTGAAATGGTATCAACCGGGGAAGTAGCTTGTTTCGGCGAGAATCGTTACGAAGCTTATCTGAAAGGTATGACGAGCACCGGTTTCCATATACCTCAAAGAGGGATTCTGCTCTCTGTGGGAAGCTTTAAG CATAAAATGGAGTTGCTTGAGTCTATTAGAAATCTAAAGAGCATGGGATATAAGCTGTATGCCAGTATGGGCACTGCCGATTTTTATACCGAGCATGGTGTTGag GTAGAGCCGGTGCAATGGACGTTCGAGAACATCGCCGTGAACGAGGATTCCAGCCCAAGTCAACTTCGGCACCTCGCCGATTTCTTGTCGAAGAAGCAATTCGATCTAGTCATCAACTTGCCGATGAGGAATGGTGGTGCCCGACGCGTCTCCAATTTCATGACGCACGGCTATCGCACGAGGAGGCTCGCGATCGATTATTCCGTACCTTTAATTACGGACGTTAAATGCGCGAAGCTCTTGGTCGAA GCGTTGAGAATAGTTGGCGGGAAAGCACCGCGTATGAAAACGCACACCGATTGCATATCATCGCGCAAAATGATTAGGCTACCCGGACTTATCGATGTTCATGTACACACCCGGGATCCTGGAGCGGTTCACAAAGAGGATTTCGCTTCCTGTACCGCGGCAGCACTCGCCGGCGGTATCACAATCATCTTCGCGATGCCAAATACAAATCCTGCTGTAGTGGACCACAAAACCTTTGCAATTGCCAAAACG CAAGCTGCAGCTGGGTCACGATGCGACTATGCACTTTTTATGGGCGCCTCGTCGGATAATTACAATGATATACGAGAAATTGCACCGCACGTGGCTGCTCTGAAAATGTATCTGAATGAGACGTTCACGACTCTTCGTCTTACTGATCTCACCGTTTGGACTAAG cATTTGGAAAGCTGGCCGAAAAAATATCCCTTGTGCGTGCACGCGGAAGGACAGACCACAGCTGCGGTTCTCTTACTGGCGAGTTTGCACAGCAGGCCGATTCATGTGTGCCATGTAGCACGTAAAGaggaaatacaaattattcgTGCCGCTAAAGAGCAC GGACTGGCAGTTACATGCGAAGTGTGCCCGCACCATTTGTTCCTTTGCCAAGACGACTTGGAACGTATAGGGACCGGAAGAGGTCAAGTGAGACCCATTCTGGGAACGAAGGAAGACCAACAGGCGCTCTGGGATAACATGGATATTATCGATTGCTTCGCAACCGATCACG CTCCACACACCGTTGAAGAAAAATTGTCCGAGAAACCGCCACCAGGATTTCCCGGCCTAGAGACCATGTTACCGCTTTTGCTGAACGCCGTGCATGAAGGAAGGCTGACTATGGAG GATATTGTGGATAAATTGTATCGAAATCCCAAGAGAATTTTCAATATTCCCGATCAGCGTAATACGTACATTGAAGTCGATCTGGACGACGAATGGGTCATCCCACAAGCAATGCCGTACAGCAAGTCGAAATGGACGCCTTTCACAGGCATGAGAATTCGCGGTTCCGTGCACAGAGTAGTTTTGAGAGGTGAAATCGCTTACGTTGAGGGACAGGTGCTAGTGAACCCTGGATTTGGTCAGGATATTAGAGATGTACAGTATAAGGTCCCGACGCTTCACACACCGACGATAGCCAGCCAGCTCGCAGACGCCGTCCACAAGCCGCTGTCTCTGGACAGCCTTCTGTCGCCgaattacgaaaaatttaaCACGTACGGCGATCGCGCCAGCGATTTGCACGAAGATGAACAAACCG gAGAGTTGTTTGTGCATCTTTTGCAACCACCATCGCACAAGTCGAGCGTCCACTTCGCGCCGCATGCTGACGTCGACAAGGAATACTCCAAAGGGTTATCCttacaaagaaatatttcgcCCTTGCCCATCACCAGCGTCACAAGGTACAAAAGTGACAGTAATCCGAATCTGCTTATGACCGCAACGCCGCCGATTCCAATTGTTCATTCATCAGGCAACAGTCTAATCGGACACCATGTCCTTACCGTGGACATTTTCAACAAAGAAGTATTAAAAGATGTATTTCACTTAGCGGAAACTTTCCGAAATGCTATTAGGAAGGAACGATCGCTAGATCACATTTTAaag GGAAAGATCATGGCTTCCATTTTCTACGAAGTCAGCACGAGAACGTCGTGTAGTTTTGCTGCCGCGATGGAACGTCTCGGTGGTCGTGTGATATACATGGACGGTTCTACTTCTTCGGTGAAAAAGGGCGAGACCTTAGAag ATTCGGTGACAGTTATGGCGGGTTACTCGGACGTGATTGTTCTCAGACACTCAGCTCCGGGTGCTGCCACT agaGTGGCGCAGTATTGTAGAAAACCCATATTGAATGCCGGTGATGGAACCGGCGAACATCCAACGCAAGCGTTGCTCGATATATTTACAATCAGAGACGAATTTGGCACTGTTAATGGACTCACGATCACCATGGTAGGCGATTTGAAGCATGGTAGAACAGTTCATTCGCTTGCAAG gcTATTGACTCTGTACAACGTCGAACTTCGCTACGTTAATCCACCTGGCCTCGAAATGCCGAATcatgttattaattacgtagcCGAACGTGGTATTCCGCAAGAGAAATTCACGACTCTGGAGGAGGCTTTACCCGACACCGACGTGCTCTATATGACACGAATACAAAGCGAGCGATTTACCACGCAAGAGCAGTATGATCAG GTGTGCGGACACTTTATAATAACCCCGCAACTGATGTCTCGCGCAAAAAGGAAAATGGCAGTGATGCACCCTCTGCCACGTGTTTTCGAAATAAGCAAGGAATTCGACACCGATCCGCGGGCCGCTTACTTCCGGCAGGCAGAAAACGGAGTTTACGTGCGCATGGCGTTACTAGCCATGGTTCTTGGACGCATCTGA